A single genomic interval of Elusimicrobiota bacterium harbors:
- a CDS encoding DUF2784 family protein, which translates to MPWKLLADLVLAVHAAVVAFNVLGPLWCWRRPAWRTAHLVSLGATLAFMASAGRCPLTDLENSLLERSGPGAAYAGGFIARGLEKLVYWNVTPGLLGAATGVWFVLWLGLYARLRRRERR; encoded by the coding sequence ATGCCCTGGAAGCTCCTGGCGGACCTGGTGCTGGCCGTCCACGCGGCCGTGGTGGCGTTCAACGTCCTCGGCCCGCTCTGGTGCTGGAGGCGCCCGGCGTGGCGGACGGCGCACCTCGTCTCGCTGGGCGCGACGCTGGCGTTCATGGCTTCCGCCGGCCGCTGCCCCCTGACGGACCTGGAAAACAGCCTTCTCGAGCGGAGCGGCCCCGGGGCCGCCTACGCGGGCGGCTTCATCGCCCGCGGCCTCGAGAAGCTCGTCTATTGGAACGTCACGCCGGGCCTTCTCGGCGCGGCGACGGGGGTCTGGTTCGTCCTCTGGCTGGGGTTGTACGCCCGTCTCCGAC